One Rhodococcus jostii RHA1 DNA segment encodes these proteins:
- the cofC gene encoding 2-phospho-L-lactate guanylyltransferase: MSDYGEWAVIVPFRSLDVAKSRLAVSCRRDLALAFLQDTLAALTLSNHISSVIVVSRNAALSETIGTPVIKDQGSGIDDAVEIGHRWLREHGHDGHYSVVMPDLPALRTGDIDNFLSAASRFPRAFVADSAGTGTTCLTTQQAAILSAFGRNSAQRHTRMGYKQIPLGLPSLRLDVDTIDDLERAARMGVGRHTQRLLISNNELHSLRFPCAPG; encoded by the coding sequence GTGAGTGACTATGGTGAGTGGGCTGTCATCGTGCCGTTCAGGAGTCTCGACGTCGCCAAGTCACGTCTCGCGGTCTCGTGCCGGCGTGACCTCGCGTTGGCCTTTCTCCAGGACACCTTGGCCGCCCTTACCCTAAGCAACCACATTTCCTCCGTGATCGTCGTCAGTCGAAACGCCGCCCTATCCGAAACAATCGGGACGCCGGTCATCAAGGACCAGGGGAGCGGAATCGACGACGCAGTAGAGATCGGTCATCGGTGGTTGCGCGAACATGGCCACGACGGCCACTATTCGGTGGTCATGCCAGACCTCCCGGCGCTCCGCACAGGAGACATCGACAACTTTTTGAGCGCGGCCAGTCGATTCCCACGTGCCTTTGTCGCCGACTCGGCGGGCACCGGCACGACATGCCTGACCACCCAACAGGCAGCGATACTCTCGGCGTTCGGTCGAAACTCGGCGCAGCGGCACACCCGGATGGGCTACAAACAGATCCCACTCGGCCTTCCTTCTCTTCGTCTCGACGTCGATACCATCGACGATCTGGAGCGCGCTGCAAGGATGGGCGTAGGTCGCCACACCCAACGACTCCTGATCAGCAACAACGAACTCCATAGTCTGCGTTTCCCTTGTGCGCCTGGTTGA
- a CDS encoding LLM class flavin-dependent oxidoreductase — MALKFGAFMAPFHCPVGQDPTYAIERDLSVLRHLDMLGFEEAWIGEHHSCGTELVPDPFIFIAYAAQETRHIKLGTGVVSLPYHNPLWIADRALFTDRLLRGRFMLGLGPGSLPTDAAMIGISMAEQRGAFEEDVDVLMAILRGESVTHETPRYRLHDARTQFAPYSDFEITVAAVATPTGPRVAAKNGLNLMSVGATAQGGFDALALHWDVMEERAPQFGHTPDRAGWRLVGPMHLAETKEQAIEDVRHGLDAWCHYSQHILAAPHFRAVGETFEERVDWINETGLGVIGTPDDAVRQIERLEEQSKGFGSYLLLHHEWARHDAVLKSYELFANHVKPRFQGSTSRLQKAEDYAVSRWAELDKRQGDAIQAATDRHVKERAAAGRA; from the coding sequence ATGGCACTAAAGTTCGGAGCGTTCATGGCTCCGTTCCACTGCCCGGTGGGCCAAGACCCCACCTACGCAATCGAGCGCGACCTATCCGTGCTCCGGCACCTCGATATGCTCGGGTTCGAAGAGGCGTGGATCGGTGAGCACCACTCCTGCGGGACGGAGCTCGTCCCCGACCCGTTCATCTTCATCGCCTACGCCGCGCAGGAAACTCGACACATCAAGCTCGGGACCGGTGTGGTCTCACTGCCCTACCACAACCCGCTCTGGATTGCTGACCGCGCGCTGTTCACCGATCGCCTGCTGCGTGGTCGGTTTATGCTTGGTCTCGGCCCGGGTTCGCTTCCGACAGACGCGGCAATGATCGGCATCTCGATGGCAGAGCAGCGCGGCGCATTCGAGGAGGACGTCGACGTCCTGATGGCGATTCTGCGCGGGGAATCGGTCACACATGAGACCCCGCGCTACCGACTGCACGACGCGCGGACCCAGTTCGCTCCCTACAGCGACTTCGAGATCACCGTGGCTGCGGTCGCGACCCCGACCGGCCCGCGTGTGGCAGCGAAGAACGGGCTCAATCTGATGTCTGTCGGTGCTACCGCGCAGGGCGGGTTCGACGCGCTGGCACTGCACTGGGACGTCATGGAAGAGCGGGCCCCCCAATTCGGGCACACGCCAGACCGTGCCGGTTGGCGCCTGGTCGGCCCGATGCACCTCGCCGAGACAAAGGAGCAGGCAATCGAGGACGTCCGGCACGGCCTCGACGCATGGTGCCACTACTCCCAGCACATCCTCGCCGCACCACATTTTCGGGCGGTGGGCGAGACTTTCGAGGAACGCGTCGACTGGATCAACGAGACCGGACTAGGCGTGATCGGCACACCGGACGACGCCGTGCGGCAGATCGAGCGCTTGGAGGAACAGTCCAAGGGCTTCGGTTCCTACCTGCTGCTGCATCACGAATGGGCTCGGCACGACGCGGTGTTGAAGAGCTATGAGCTGTTCGCGAACCACGTCAAGCCCCGCTTCCAAGGCAGTACAAGCCGACTGCAGAAGGCCGAGGACTACGCGGTATCTCGCTGGGCCGAACTCGACAAACGTCAGGGCGACGCGATCCAGGCGGCGACGGACCGGCACGTCAAGGAGCGTGCCGCGGCTGGGAGGGCCTGA
- a CDS encoding mycofactocin-coupled SDR family oxidoreductase, translating to MLRLEGKVALVTGAARGQGRSHALRMAEEGANIIAVDLCDQISTVPYDMSDHNDLHETGRLVEEYGRRVITAVCDVRDSDSLRSTVARCVQDLGRLDIVCANAGIWSAGGVRDLTVDSWNDMISVNLTGVFNTAQATVEHLIAAGGGSFIATSSVFGLKGRGGIAHYASSKHGVTGLARDMAGELAPFSIRVNSIHPGGVRTPMVENEHLFRLFRPDLDHPGWDDVKETLSSMNALPIDSIPVQDISNLVLFLASDESRYITGTSIPVDAGFVHL from the coding sequence ATGCTCAGGTTGGAAGGTAAAGTCGCTCTCGTAACAGGCGCTGCTCGCGGGCAAGGGCGGAGTCATGCCCTTCGAATGGCGGAGGAGGGCGCAAATATTATCGCGGTCGACCTTTGTGATCAGATCTCGACTGTGCCGTATGACATGTCCGATCATAATGACCTGCACGAAACCGGCAGGCTTGTCGAAGAGTACGGGCGGAGGGTGATCACCGCTGTGTGTGACGTCCGCGACTCGGACAGCCTACGGTCTACTGTGGCACGGTGCGTTCAAGATCTCGGCCGACTCGATATTGTCTGTGCAAACGCTGGAATTTGGAGCGCGGGCGGGGTTCGGGATCTGACGGTTGATTCATGGAATGACATGATTTCGGTGAATCTAACCGGGGTTTTCAATACTGCACAGGCCACGGTCGAGCACCTAATTGCCGCCGGTGGCGGGTCGTTCATTGCGACCAGCTCCGTGTTTGGCCTGAAAGGGCGGGGCGGTATCGCACACTACGCATCTTCGAAGCACGGCGTAACTGGACTCGCGCGCGATATGGCAGGCGAATTGGCTCCCTTTAGTATTCGCGTCAATTCGATTCATCCGGGTGGCGTAAGGACCCCCATGGTCGAAAATGAGCACCTGTTCCGGTTATTCCGTCCCGATCTCGATCATCCCGGTTGGGATGACGTCAAGGAGACCCTTTCTTCCATGAACGCTTTGCCTATTGACAGCATTCCAGTACAGGATATTTCGAACCTGGTGCTGTTCTTGGCCTCTGACGAGTCACGGTACATCACTGGGACATCCATTCCCGTTGACGCAGGCTTCGTGCACCTCTGA
- a CDS encoding flavin reductase family protein, which translates to MTTIESVTSSDQLRRAFGCFPSGVTAVCAEFDGVPMGLAASSFTSVSFDPPLVSICMQHSSTTWPTLRKRPRLGLSILTEGQGEICKRLASKIGDRFAGTDWLATDDGSVFIHGATLWLDCTIHAEVPSGDHDIVVLRIHGLRSDPSVSPLIFHGSQFRRLTAV; encoded by the coding sequence ATGACAACGATCGAGTCGGTGACGTCCAGCGACCAGTTGCGCCGCGCCTTCGGATGTTTCCCGTCGGGCGTTACTGCTGTGTGTGCGGAGTTCGACGGCGTACCCATGGGGCTGGCTGCGAGCTCTTTCACATCGGTATCGTTCGACCCCCCACTGGTGTCGATCTGTATGCAGCATAGCTCCACGACCTGGCCGACTCTCCGGAAGAGACCCCGGCTGGGTCTGAGCATTCTCACCGAGGGGCAGGGCGAGATCTGTAAACGTCTGGCCAGCAAGATCGGTGACCGGTTTGCGGGCACCGACTGGCTTGCCACCGACGATGGCAGCGTGTTTATCCATGGGGCAACATTATGGCTCGACTGCACGATCCACGCCGAGGTGCCATCGGGTGACCACGATATCGTGGTGCTGCGAATCCATGGTCTTCGTTCCGACCCTTCAGTGTCCCCGTTAATTTTCCACGGCAGCCAGTTCCGCCGCCTGACCGCCGTTTGA
- a CDS encoding integrase, protein MSGTLVLEEKWPVLGRHVQAAGWLPVWTDLGRAPRTIDAYARGLAEYLEMCEREGVDPVTPSRAHVGVYVRELTERPSRRGANVVSLDSGSGLANATVTQRMVPVRLFYDHLMKEGLPESNPVGRGRFTPGRRGGGHQRGWCPG, encoded by the coding sequence TTGAGCGGCACGCTGGTGTTGGAGGAGAAGTGGCCGGTGCTGGGCCGGCATGTGCAGGCGGCCGGGTGGCTGCCTGTGTGGACCGATCTCGGTAGGGCGCCTCGGACGATCGACGCCTACGCCCGGGGGCTTGCCGAGTACCTGGAGATGTGCGAACGGGAGGGTGTCGACCCGGTAACGCCGAGCCGGGCGCATGTCGGCGTCTATGTGCGGGAGTTGACCGAACGGCCCAGCCGCCGAGGCGCGAACGTGGTGTCGCTCGATTCCGGCTCCGGTCTGGCCAACGCCACGGTTACGCAGAGGATGGTGCCGGTGCGGCTGTTCTACGACCACCTCATGAAGGAAGGGTTGCCCGAGTCCAATCCCGTTGGCCGGGGCCGCTTCACACCCGGACGACGCGGTGGCGGGCATCAGCGGGGTTGGTGCCCCGGTTGA
- a CDS encoding SDR family NAD(P)-dependent oxidoreductase → MTGASRGIGADTAHLLAARGASVVCAARTLTEGDNPLAGSLEQTVAAIQEQGGTAHPVVVNLAKDEDCRSLIEATRSVYGPVDILVNNAAVGFFDLVESMPSKQWLLSWRVMCHATFLLSQLALQDMLPRGSGRIVNVTSESAIGPGRGPYADGDRIGDTLYGANKVSVERFTQGLAEEVYGRGVGVAALAPSQLVPTPGAVFNDLVRGAKDPRAESTEFMTRAIEILLTAPLEEISGRVVYSQQLLVEYGVLGEGRGYGLDAQLPISGFAAR, encoded by the coding sequence GTGACCGGGGCGAGCAGGGGAATCGGTGCGGACACAGCGCATCTCCTCGCAGCCCGGGGAGCATCGGTCGTATGCGCTGCGCGCACCCTCACCGAAGGTGACAACCCGCTTGCAGGATCTCTGGAGCAGACGGTGGCCGCCATTCAGGAGCAGGGAGGTACGGCCCATCCGGTTGTGGTCAACCTCGCCAAGGATGAGGATTGCCGGTCGCTGATCGAGGCGACCCGATCGGTGTATGGCCCCGTCGACATCTTGGTGAACAACGCGGCGGTGGGGTTCTTCGATCTGGTGGAGTCGATGCCATCCAAGCAGTGGTTGTTGTCGTGGCGTGTGATGTGCCATGCGACATTTCTGCTGAGTCAGTTGGCGCTGCAGGACATGCTGCCGCGTGGCAGTGGCCGCATCGTCAACGTCACCTCCGAGTCGGCAATTGGTCCAGGCCGTGGCCCGTATGCCGACGGTGACCGGATCGGGGACACCCTTTACGGTGCGAACAAAGTTTCGGTCGAGCGATTCACTCAGGGGTTGGCGGAAGAAGTGTACGGCCGAGGCGTGGGGGTCGCCGCGCTCGCTCCGTCTCAACTGGTGCCCACTCCGGGAGCCGTGTTCAACGACCTCGTACGCGGGGCCAAGGACCCGCGTGCCGAGTCGACCGAATTCATGACGCGCGCGATCGAGATCCTGCTCACCGCACCGCTGGAGGAGATCAGTGGCCGTGTAGTGTACAGCCAGCAGCTGCTCGTCGAGTACGGAGTCCTGGGCGAAGGACGTGGGTACGGACTGGACGCGCAGCTCCCGATCAGCGGTTTCGCGGCTCGATGA
- a CDS encoding transposase, translating to MRQIRFSCPADIRSRPKEAELRPKMYPEEFRRKVLDLVAAGRPAAQVAADLDIGDQTIYAWRKQELIDTGQAQGITRGEQTELAAARQRIREVETQVAILARARDLLQEPHSRNGGSLPSGAMAAEGLPVPPACRLLSSARSRMLRRAHPAALPSTLFGMPG from the coding sequence GTGCGCCAGATCCGCTTTTCATGTCCGGCCGACATACGATCCCGCCCGAAGGAGGCGGAACTGCGGCCGAAGATGTATCCCGAAGAGTTCCGACGTAAGGTCCTCGACCTGGTGGCGGCAGGAAGGCCGGCCGCTCAGGTGGCAGCCGACCTCGACATCGGTGACCAGACGATCTACGCATGGCGCAAACAGGAGCTGATTGACACCGGACAGGCGCAGGGCATCACCCGAGGCGAACAGACCGAGCTGGCAGCGGCACGCCAACGGATCCGCGAAGTCGAAACTCAGGTCGCGATCCTCGCCCGGGCCCGTGATCTGCTGCAAGAGCCCCACTCCCGAAATGGCGGTTCGCTGCCATCGGGCGCCATGGCCGCGGAAGGACTACCCGTGCCGCCGGCCTGCCGCCTGCTCTCCAGTGCCCGAAGCCGGATGCTACGCAGGGCGCACCCGGCCGCCCTCCCCAGCACGCTGTTCGGCATGCCTGGCTAG
- a CDS encoding bifunctional FO biosynthesis protein CofGH has product MTPGRHLDIDPLPTATVPRADTAEAPHSFTMRRVLRRARDGATLNVGEATTLLQARGDDLADLCSSAAKVRDAGLLAAGRPRAVTYSRKVFIPLTRLCRDKCHYCTFVTVPGKLRAEGRGAYLEPDEVLEIARQGAELGCKEALFTLGDRPEDRWPEAKQWLDERGYDSTLDYLRAMSIRVLEETGLLPHLNPGVMSWEEISRLKPVAPSMGMMLETTSTRLFTDKGECHYGSPDKDPAVRLRTLTDAGRLSVPFTTGILVGIGETVRERAESIMAIRKSHKAFGHVQEVIVQNFLAKPDTAMRDAPDAGLEEFAATIAVSRLLLGPGMRIQSPPNLVSNTECLALLGAGVDDWGGVSPLTPDHVNPERPWPNLDTLAAITAEAGFELTERTAAQPQFVLAGSPWIDPRITGHVQALADPHTGLAKLDTKPVGLPWQEPDESWESTGRVDLNTEIDTDGRNTETRSDLGSAFGDWETVREQVLELSGPVRVDTDVLAALRSAERDPAGCTDDEYLALATAEGPGLEAMVALADALRKDAVGDEVTYVVNRNINFTNICYTGCRFCAFAQRKGDADAFTLSTDEVADRAWEAHVAGATEVCMQGGIDPELPVTGYADLVRAVKARVPSMHVHAFSPMEIVNGASRGGQSIRDWLTELREAGLDTIPGTAAEILDDEVRWVLTKGKLPTATWIEVVTTAHELGLRSSSTMMYGHVDNPTHWVGHLRVLSGIQDRTGGFTEFVPLPFVHQSAPLYLAGASRPGPTNRDNRAVHALARIMLHGRIPNIQTSWVKLGVTGTQVMLQGGANDLGGTLMEETISRMAGSEHGSEKTVAELRAIAEGIGRPARERTTTHARRDTPRE; this is encoded by the coding sequence ATGACGCCTGGGAGACATCTCGACATCGATCCCTTGCCAACCGCAACCGTGCCGAGAGCTGATACCGCTGAAGCCCCGCATTCGTTTACGATGCGGCGGGTGCTGCGTCGTGCCCGCGACGGCGCCACTCTGAACGTGGGCGAGGCGACGACCCTGCTGCAGGCCCGCGGCGACGACCTGGCCGACCTGTGTTCGTCGGCGGCGAAGGTTCGGGATGCCGGGTTGCTGGCGGCGGGCAGACCCAGGGCCGTCACGTACTCGCGCAAGGTGTTCATTCCGCTGACGCGGTTGTGCCGGGACAAGTGCCACTACTGCACGTTCGTGACCGTGCCCGGCAAGTTGCGGGCCGAGGGGCGCGGCGCGTATCTGGAACCGGACGAGGTGCTGGAGATCGCCCGGCAGGGCGCCGAATTGGGCTGCAAGGAAGCCCTCTTCACCCTCGGTGACCGTCCCGAGGATCGGTGGCCGGAGGCCAAGCAGTGGCTGGACGAGCGCGGCTACGATTCGACGCTGGACTACCTGCGGGCGATGTCGATCCGGGTGCTCGAGGAGACCGGGCTGCTGCCGCACCTGAACCCGGGTGTGATGAGCTGGGAGGAGATCTCCCGCCTCAAGCCGGTGGCCCCGTCGATGGGCATGATGCTCGAGACGACGTCGACCCGGTTGTTCACCGACAAGGGCGAATGCCACTACGGCAGCCCCGACAAGGATCCGGCGGTGCGGTTGCGTACGCTCACCGACGCCGGGCGGTTGAGTGTGCCGTTCACGACGGGCATCCTGGTGGGCATCGGCGAGACCGTGCGGGAACGGGCGGAATCGATCATGGCGATCCGCAAGTCGCACAAGGCGTTCGGGCACGTTCAGGAAGTGATCGTGCAGAACTTCCTCGCCAAGCCCGACACCGCGATGCGCGACGCCCCGGACGCGGGTCTCGAGGAGTTCGCCGCGACCATCGCCGTGTCCCGGCTGCTGCTCGGCCCGGGGATGCGCATCCAGTCACCGCCCAACCTGGTGTCGAACACCGAATGCCTGGCGTTGCTGGGTGCGGGTGTCGACGACTGGGGCGGCGTGTCGCCGCTGACCCCGGACCACGTGAACCCGGAGCGGCCGTGGCCGAACCTGGACACCCTGGCCGCGATCACCGCCGAGGCCGGGTTCGAGCTCACCGAGCGCACGGCGGCGCAGCCGCAGTTCGTGCTGGCCGGCTCGCCGTGGATCGATCCGCGGATCACCGGGCACGTGCAGGCCCTCGCGGACCCGCACACCGGGCTGGCCAAGCTCGACACGAAGCCGGTCGGGTTGCCGTGGCAGGAGCCGGACGAGTCCTGGGAGTCGACGGGCCGGGTGGATCTGAACACCGAGATCGACACCGACGGCCGCAACACCGAGACGCGCAGCGACCTCGGCAGCGCGTTCGGGGACTGGGAGACCGTCCGCGAGCAGGTGCTGGAGTTGAGCGGCCCGGTCCGGGTGGACACCGACGTCCTCGCGGCGCTGCGCAGCGCCGAGCGCGATCCGGCGGGCTGCACCGACGACGAATACCTGGCGTTGGCGACGGCCGAGGGTCCGGGGCTCGAGGCGATGGTGGCGCTGGCGGATGCCCTCCGCAAGGACGCCGTCGGCGACGAGGTGACCTATGTGGTGAACCGGAACATCAACTTCACCAACATCTGCTACACCGGCTGCCGCTTCTGCGCGTTCGCGCAGCGCAAGGGTGACGCGGACGCGTTCACCCTGTCCACCGACGAGGTCGCGGACCGCGCCTGGGAGGCCCACGTCGCGGGCGCGACCGAGGTCTGCATGCAGGGCGGCATCGACCCGGAACTCCCGGTCACCGGGTACGCCGATCTGGTGCGCGCGGTGAAGGCGCGGGTGCCGTCGATGCACGTGCACGCGTTCTCCCCGATGGAGATCGTCAACGGCGCCTCCCGCGGCGGGCAGAGCATCCGGGACTGGCTGACGGAACTGCGCGAGGCCGGTCTGGACACCATTCCCGGCACGGCCGCGGAAATCCTCGACGACGAGGTGCGCTGGGTGCTCACCAAGGGCAAGCTGCCCACCGCCACCTGGATCGAGGTGGTGACCACGGCGCACGAGCTGGGTCTGCGGTCGAGTTCGACGATGATGTACGGGCACGTCGACAACCCGACTCACTGGGTGGGGCATCTGCGGGTGCTGTCCGGAATCCAGGACCGGACAGGCGGATTCACCGAGTTCGTTCCGCTGCCCTTCGTGCATCAGAGCGCGCCGCTGTATCTGGCGGGCGCGTCGCGTCCGGGCCCGACCAACCGTGACAACCGGGCCGTCCACGCCCTGGCCCGGATCATGCTGCACGGGCGGATCCCGAACATCCAGACCAGCTGGGTCAAGCTGGGGGTCACGGGCACTCAGGTGATGTTGCAGGGCGGCGCCAACGACCTCGGCGGAACGTTGATGGAGGAGACCATCTCCCGGATGGCGGGTTCGGAGCACGGCTCCGAGAAGACCGTCGCCGAACTGCGGGCCATCGCCGAGGGAATCGGCCGCCCGGCACGCGAGCGGACTACGACACACGCACGACGGGACACACCGCGTGAGTGA